One window of Haemorhous mexicanus isolate bHaeMex1 chromosome 16, bHaeMex1.pri, whole genome shotgun sequence genomic DNA carries:
- the LOC132334600 gene encoding serine/threonine-protein kinase pim-1-like translates to MPHACPWPRAGLHRARTRASRRGLASRRLWSYWRWRCWAGISAWGWGGTASLWLRLARARPRPRLRPRPRPQPLPGAAEDTGAEPPLSRCRERTPGDGRPGALEGRSGAVAGPGPSADSRVPPAGKAQQGLKEQYRLGSLLGRGGFGSVFAATRLSDGAPVAIKRVPRERVRHWGELPDGTSAPLEIVLLAKVSTGFPGVVQLLEWLELPNDVLMVLERPERCQDPQHFIRARGFLPEEVARELFRQVLEAVRHCTSCGVLHRDIKPENILVDLDTGQAKLIDFGCGTYLQDTAYTHFAGTRSYSPPEWTHFGWYYGRPATIWSLGILLHQMVCGEHPFRRGQNISWDHQLSLPQGLSQECQDLIRRCLSMLDLERPSLEELLCHPWMQDIHLP, encoded by the exons ATGCCCCACGCCTGCCCCTGGCCCCGGGCGGGGCTGCATCGTGCCCGGACCCGGGCGTCCCGCCGCGGTCTCGCCTCCCGCCGGCTCTGGTCGTACTGGcggtggcgctgctgggcgggcatcagtgcctggggctggggcggcACCGCCTCTCTTTGGCTCCGCCTGGcccgagcccggccccggccccggctccggccccggccccggccgcaGCCCCTCCCGGGGGCCGCGGAGGACAcaggcg ccgagccgccgctgtcccgctgcagggagcgaacgcctggggatggccggcccggggcgcttgaggggcgctcgggggccgttgccggccccgggccgagcgctgacagccgcgtcccgccggcagggaaggcgcagcagggcctgaaggagcagtaccggctgggctcgctgctggggcgcggcggcttcggcagcgtcttcgcggccacgcggctctcggacggcgccccg gtggccatcaaaagggTGCCACGGGAGCGCGTCCGGCActggggcgagctg cccgacGGCACCAGCGCACCCCTGGAGATTGTGCTGCTAGCCAAGGTGTCCACTGGCTTCCCTGGTgtggtccagctgctggagtggcttgaGCTCCCCAACGACGTcttgatggtgctggagcgCCCGGAGCGGTGTCAGGACCCGCAGCATTTCATTCGGGCACGGGGCTTCCTGCCCGAGGAGGTGGCGCGGGAgctgttccgccaggtgctggaggccgtgcggcactgcaccagctgcggggtcctgcacagggacatcaaaccagagaacatcctggttgACCTGGACACCGGGCAGGCCAAAttgattgactttggctgtggcacctacctgcaggacacagcctacactcactttgcag gaacacGGTCATACAGCCCCCCGGAATGGACCCACTTTGGCTGGTACTATGGCAGGCCAGctaccatctggtccctgggcatcctgctgcaccagatggtctGTGGGGAGCACCCTTTCAGGAGGGGCCAGAACATCAGCTGGGACCATCAACTCTCGctgccacaagggctctctcaag AGTGCCAAGATCTGATCAGGCGGTGTTTATCCATGCTGGACTTGGAAAGGCCCTCattagaagagctgctctgtcatccttggatgcaggatattcatctgccctag